Part of the Odocoileus virginianus isolate 20LAN1187 ecotype Illinois chromosome 16, Ovbor_1.2, whole genome shotgun sequence genome is shown below.
TCTCTTGCTAGTTTGTGATAAATACTTTGTcatattatagttttatataaaagTCTTTTTGGtacctcttcatttatttgcagCTTATTGAGGTAGACTTTCACCTCTATAATTACACTCTGAAATTAACCCATTATACAGTTTAACAAGTTTTAGTAAATTTCCACAGTTGTGTAGCCATCACTCCAATTCAGTTTTAGAACACTTCCATGTCCCCCAGATGTTCCCTCACGCCCATTTAGAGTTAACCTCTGCTCCCACCCTCAGCCTCAGACAACCACTGATgcgctttctgtctctatagttttgccgTTTTGAAAGATTTCACATAAGTGAAATTGTATTGTCTTACATATCTTtctttagcataatgtttttgaggtttatccGTGTTGTAATATGTATCAGCagtctgttcttttttattgcttagtAGTAAGTATTCCGTTATAGGGATATTCCAcattttgttcactcattcatcaattgatggatatttggattcTCTCCAGTTTTTGAGTATAtttaataatgctgctgtgagcatccaggttcagttctgttcatgaagatgtgtttccatttctctagaagtggaattgctaggtatTATGGTGTGTGTTTTCACTTACGCTgtcaaaactgtttttcaaagtagcTATACCGTTTTATATTCCCTCCAGTGTATGAGGATTTTGGTTTCACTACACCCTTGCTAACACTTGGTATTGTCCTGTCTGTCTACATTTTTAGTGAAAAGTTGAGAAACCCTTAAATTAAATTGGCATAGAATTAATATCTTTATAGCATATTAATGTTGGGCGTATTAATGTTGGGCTTCTGACTGAAGCACCTGAACAGTGCAGCTCAGTGACTTAACAGCCATTAAAGATGACATAGTTCATGGAAACCTGTATGAGGAGATAGGAGACAGTGATTCTCCAGCTTAACAAGAGTCTTTGTGAATTTCAGGTCATGCTATGCCCATATTAATACAATTAATATCTTTACAGTGTCCTATTCTGAATCAGGACACTATTCCtccaattttaaaacatgtatcttTTGGTAAagcttgaaaatttttaaaattaaggtcaGATCTTTTCTCactatagtttttcctttttttctgttcagtggATGCCTGGACTTTGGCCTTTTCTCCTGATTCTCAGTATCTGGCCACAGGAACTCACGTGGGAAAAGTGAACATTTTTGGTGTGGAAAGTGGGAAAAAGGAGTATTCTTTGGACACAAGAGGAAAATTCATTCTTAGTATTGCATATGTAAGGaaatattgttttgtttctgtctgattctttgagttTACTCTTCTAGCCTGTTGTATTCCTTGATAAACATTCTGCATTGGTCTCACTAGGAAGCTGCTGGCTGGATTTGCCCACCAGCCAGTTAGACCTGGAACCAGCAGATTACTTGTGTTTGAGGGGAGATGGCTTAACAACATGGGCGTTTCAAATGATTTTCGTATGTTCTCTACAGAGTCCTGATGGGAAATACCTGGCCAGTGGAGCCATAGATGGAATCATCAATATTTTTGATATTGCAACTGGAAAACTTCTGCATACGCTGGAAGGTGTGGTTCATCGTTTTGTGCAAACTGGGGTTATCAGATCACACAGGAAGACTTACTCTTTCATTAAAATGCTACTAAATGGCAAATGAGCCTTAGATTTGCAAAATACCACTCTCAGTTGGAAGTCCGAAATGCCTCTAAAGTTCACTTTTGTCCCtgtgctactgctaagtcgcttcagtcgtgtccgactctgtgcgaccccatggacagcagcccaccaggctcccccatccctggggttctccaggcaagaacactggagtgggttgccatttcctcctccaatgcatgaaagtgaaaagtgaaagtgaagttgctcagtcatgtccaactcctagcgaccccatggactgcagcctaccaggctcctccgtccatgggattttccaggcaagagtactggagtggggtgccattgccttctccatttgtcACTGTAGTTGTAACCTAGACATATTAGTTTTTGTACCAgtgttttaaatgcttattttggTGAACAGGCttactttttatttatgtgttaatatatcCTAGCTACATGAGTATCTTATTTCTGTCGTGTTTGGCTCTAAAGAACTTTGTGATTGGAAAACAGCCCCTTTTTGTCAATAGTTTGAAGGTAAATGAAAGTTCTGTGCCCACTCTGCACTGGTGACCTCTGGACAGGAGGATGGGGTACTAGGACAGGGAAAGTGTTGGAGGGAGACCTCTTCAGTGCATCCTTTACCCTACAACAAAGGATTTGGTAGGGAACTGGCATCCTATTTGTTCAACATACAATCAGAAACAATACATATTTCCATGTTTGACCATATCTTTAGGGGCAGAGGAGTTTTGTGTAAGCAATGTATCCTGAGGTCCAGTTGATCAGGGAAGGGATCTGAGGAGAAATGGGTCCTGCGTTTTGTGCATGTTTCTAGAGCAATTTAGAAGGGTCCAGTCTGTAGCTCGCCTCTGACTGAAGCACCTGAGCAGTGCAACTCAGTGACTTAACAGCCATTAAAGATGACATAGTTCGTGGAAACCTGTATGAAGAGATAGACAATGATTCTCCAGCTTAACAAGGGTCTTTGTGAATTTCAGGCCATGCTATGCCCATTCGCTCTTTGACTTTTTCCCCGGATTCACAGCTCCTTGTCACTGCTTCAGATGATGGCTACATCAAGATATATGATGTGTAAGTTACCTGTTGGGATTcaacacttctctttttttttttttttttgatgtataacataaccacatttatttaagaatgtattccaatgtCAAATGGCAAAGTTGAATAAtacaaaaccacaattacttttgtttttttttttttttttttttgtaattaaatgttttctttttttttttttttttaatttttattagttggaggctaattactttacatcattacagtagtttttgttatacattgatatgaattagccatggatttacatgtactccccatcccagtcccccctcccacctccctctccacccgatccctctgggtcttcccagtgcaccaggcccgagcacttgtctcatgcacccaacctaggctggtgatctgtttcaccctagataacatacatgtttcaatgctgttctcctgaaacatcccaccctcgccttctcccagagtccacaagtctgttccatacatctgagtctctttttctgttttgcatgtagggttattgttaccatctttctaaagtccatatatatgtcaACACTTCTCTTAATATCAATGCCTGTTTTGTCTCTTATCATTAGGAGGAGCCCTAGCAAGTGAGCTGCTCCCTCTTATGTCTAGGAAAGACATGTGTTCAGGTCCTGTCAGACTCTGAGGTCTCCCCAGTCATTCCTCCCCTGTCAGTATCCCTGCTTTGAGCTTAGGATGATATAGAGGAAGACGTGCATGGGTTACCAATTAGGATCAGCTACTTGCTACTTCTTTTCCAGCATCCTGTCTCTTGTGGGGCACGctgattttaaattcttttggacAGGTGAGTAGTGTACAGGTGAACAGATGGAGCCTTGGGCTGTAGCTAGCTTGAAGTAATGatgaaaaaattagaatatttgtTTTCCGAGGGTGTGACGTTCTAGAAGGCATTCCTCTGCCCTAGTTAGGGAGTTGTCTGTTTATCAGCCAGCTTACAGCAGGTCTAGATAAGggagcttttttgttgttgatttttgaCCGCAGATATAAAAGTGAGTTAgtagttaatcttcagttcacAACTCACTTTGATTGTAAGCCTGTGCATGggctctttctcttttccttttcccctgtATTTCTCAGTCCCCACTCTGCTCCCTGCTGAGGTCTCTCCTGTAAGGTGTTTGACATGTGTCCCTGATTCCTTGACTCAGTACTGCAGTCAGTGTGCCTGGTTTCTGGCTTCCGAATGTGGCATTCGAATCCACTGGGTGCATCCGTCACCCTTCTCTATGCCCCAGCGATGGGTGCCACACCATGACCATCCACGTGTGTGTGACTTTGTGGGCCTGTGAGAGTTTTGCAGGAGTTTAAATTTGGGAGCTTTTGGACATCAGAAAGTTGTCAAATAGACATGGAATTAGAACTGCAGTTTCTGGAGTTAGAGCTGAACGAGCTGTTAGGGTCCGAGAGGAGATGTCTGTCTCAAGTTGTGCTTGCTTGTCAACAGCAGGGCCAGTATAAATACTAGCAATTTCTTAAGTGTTCAGCTCTCTTTAATAAGACTTTCACTGTTACAGTTTCATCATCTTCCCAACTACCAGTGAGGAAGCACAGGTTAAGGTCCCAATCATATTGCAGGCGAGGAACCCAGGCTGAGGTGGTGGTTTGGCCAAGGTGCTGATACTGAATGAACACCTGGGACTTTTACCTTCTCATGGTCCCCCAGCTTTCTACTGAGGCCACCTCTCCTCTTAACTGGGGTCTGCTCTACTCTGCTGGCTTCAGGGGTGAAACTGCTGACCTTAGTCAGGTCTTAGGATTGTTTTCCTGCCATAGGTGAtttgatttcacttttttaaaaagggaaagtgaCTATAGTCTTTAGACTGTCTTATTCTTGGTTAAGTTAAAAATGGTCTGTCCAAGTCACACCTGTTGTACCGAATACATTTTGATACCTTTCTTAGACACAGGCACTGTCTCCACATGGGAAGGACGCTAGGTGGGCAGGGGTCAGAACCTGCAGCTACTCTGAGATGGCTATTTGCCTGCtggttctgttttctcatcttagGAATTGGCTCGCTGAGCCTTCTTTATTTTGAACTTCTAAGCTCtgcttgtttcagttcagttgctcagtcgtgtccgactctttgcgaccccatgaactgcagcatgccaggcctccctgtccatcaccaactcccggagtttactcaaactcatgcccatcgagtcggtgatgccatccagccatctcatcctcttgtccccttcttctcctgccctcaatccctcccagcatcagagtcttttccaatgagtcaactcttcacatgaggtgtccaaagtattggagtttcagcttcagcatcagtccttcaatgaacacccaggactgatctccttcaggatggactggttggatctccttgcagtccaagggactctcaagagtcttctccaacaacatagttcaaaagcatcaatttttcggcgctcagctttcttcacagtccaactctcgcatccatacatgaccactggaaaaaccatagccttgacctgcTTGTTTAGGATCCTATTTTTGGCTCTTGGAGGCTCTGACGTATTTGGGGTTAATGCTATTGAAGATTTTGTTTCTGCAGTATGTGATGCTACTTCAGTGAGAAGAGAATTTCTATGTTAATACTGTCATTTTAAGGATAGCAGATTTGGTCCAATTAAATGGACACAGTACACCTGTCATTTAGTGATTATATTCCAAAAGTTAACATCTCCATTTTATTTGAAACTTTCCCATTTCAGACAACATGCCAACTTGgctggcacattgagtggccACGCATCCTGGGTGCTGAACGTTGCATTTTGTCCTGATGACACACACTTTGTTTCCAGGTACTTATGACTTATCAGTTCCTAAAATGTTAGGAAGATAAAGATGGTCGTCTTGTATGAATTGCCTTAAAATTTGAAGATGGTGTGACCCTTTTCTTATTCAGGTAGCCTTTGTTTTCTgcagtgttttttaaattgtcagaTTAATTGTTCTTAGCTGAAACAAAGATGGATTTTTTTGAGCAACTCAGttcttatttcttccttataAATCTAGGCCTCTACCTACAGTAGGTAGGTATCCTTTATAAGGATACCTGTATTCCGATAGTAACTATAGATATGCAAATCTGTAAAATGTTATGCTTTGAGACCCCAGTGTTGTTTAGCCCCAGGATGGCCAAGACAGTTGAAAAACAGGAGATGGATGGCTTAATAGCACTGCACAGAGGTTTCTGGAAGACTcttgacagcctttattttgaagctTTAACCAGTCTCCCTCCCATCCAGAGGGAGCCTCTCATCCAAGACTCCTGACAAGAATATTTAATACGAGGGCCAAGCAGATCAGAAGTTTGGGGAGATAGCTGCTCTGTGAGTGGGGAAAGCCAGCCAGTTGCACCAACATTCTTGACCACCTTTTGGGGACCAGGTCAGCTGCTTATGCACACACGCACCAAGGGGGCCTCTAGGTAGGCTGAGTCAAGGAGTGTGGAATTATTGGTCAGATTCTTTCCAACTTCACACCGGTCTGAAAACTTTTCTGATActgatgtttccttttttaaaatagttcatcTGACAAAAGTGTTAAAGTTTGGGATGTTGGAACGAGGACTTGTGTTCACACCTTCTTTGATCACCAGGATCAGGTATGgcataattaacatttaaattcctATGTCTTTGGATTGCTAGCATTGTCTGACTGCTATGCCAAAACTCATTCATTTTCCTAACCTTGCTGCTCAGGTTGTCAAGATCAGATGAGCCTCAGAGCTGAGGTGCTCTGATTGCTTGGATGTCTATCCAGCCAATGTTCCAGTGGACACTCTGGGGTACAGAGGCTAGGAGTGTGTTGTCAGCCTGGAAACCCACAAGGCATGATATGTCTACCCATGATATGGGTAGACTGGAAAACTTGCATTAGCTGCACAGCCTTTAAATGACTTCTTTGAAACATGTTGCAGCAATGCCTAGGCCATGCCTGGGCCTTTTTCTGGATACAGCTGGGCCATGGCTGTCTCAGGAAGGACCTGCTTCCTCAGAAGCTTCCGTTCCATCCCACAGGCATCACTTTCTCTTTTGGAGCTGCCCAAAGaagtgatgtgattttttttttctttgaatatacttGAAGCCGGAAATTGTTAATAGGTTGTTTGACTTTAAAGATATTGCTAAGTTTTATTTCAGCCTTTAAATTAGGAAAAAGAGGCTGTGTTCCCACAGGAGTCTTCCTGTGAGATGAATGTGAAATGTTAAGGCATTCTAGGGCAGGGCTTCTTCTCAGTTTTTAATGTACCCTGGGGATCTGGTAACAATACAGATTCAGTGGGTCTGGCCTGCGCCTGAGTTTTTGTCCCAACCTTCAGGTGAGACTAGCACTGCTAGTTCCAACAACTTTGAATAGCAAGGGTCTTGGGGAagcagtataaaaaataaaatgcccatGGCAGTATAAAGTCATCTTTTATTAATTATGTATTTTGTATGTTCTTAGGGTCATCTCATAGAATCTCTTTGGAATGCATTTTAAAGTTAACAAATGTTCATGcttttttatacttaattttacATTGTTGCCCATGAAGTTGAGAGGATTTAATTTTGACATTCCACTCCGGGATTTAAATATTGTACTCAGGAAGGAAGTCCAGGCTGGCTGTGTTGCTTTGTGTGAGAGAGTCAGTGTGTGCTGCGGTCCTCAGAGGAAGACATTTGGGGTGGAAATAAAGCCATCACCTGGCCTGCTCATAGCACTGAAGTCGGAGCTGGAACACCCACCTCAGGGATAGAGTGACAGGCTTGACCTGATGAATCTCCTACCATATCAGTTCTGTCTGGGAAGGAGGTGTGAATCTGTTAATTCAACATGTAGCAAATGAAATCAATGACATGCAATACCAAGTTATCTAGCTCCTGGGGACAGGCAGGTTTCATAGGCCTCTAATAAGAGAGTGAGAATTACTGACGTAAGTTGTGGGCACAAGCAGGCGGACGAGGAGCACAGTTTGCTGTTATCCCCGTAGGCGGTGAGCTCAGGGTAGCTGTGGGGCATTTTCCTTCCCGGAGACCGGAGAACCCATGCTGGTCCCTTGTGGGTTCCATCTTCACAATAGGTCACTTCCTCAATTGTGATTGAAAGGTTTGTAAATACCTTGATTTATGTTTAGAAATGAATTATCTGGAGTTGG
Proteins encoded:
- the SKIC8 gene encoding superkiller complex protein 8 gives rise to the protein MTNQYSILFKQEQAHDDAIWSVAWGSNKKENSETVVTGSLDDLVKVWKWRDEKLDLQWSLEGHQLGVVSVDISHTLPIAASSSLDAHIRLWDLENGKQIKSIDAGPVDAWTLAFSPDSQYLATGTHVGKVNIFGVESGKKEYSLDTRGKFILSIAYSPDGKYLASGAIDGIINIFDIATGKLLHTLEGHAMPIRSLTFSPDSQLLVTASDDGYIKIYDVQHANLAGTLSGHASWVLNVAFCPDDTHFVSSSSDKSVKVWDVGTRTCVHTFFDHQDQVWGVKYNGNGSKIVSVGDDQEIHIYDCPI